The following is a genomic window from Paenibacillus sp..
CGATGAGACGCTTGTGCGTACGCATTTCGAACTGCTCCCGGGAATCCTTGTACTTGTGCACCGCGCGCAAGATCGTGATGATTTGCTTCTCCGTCGGTAACGGAATCGGACCGGACACGCCTGCTCCGGAACGCTTTGCCGTATCGACGATTTTCTCCGCGGACTGGTCAAGAACTCTGTGATCGTACGCCTTCAAACGGATACGAATCTTTTGCTTCGCCATGGTGAAAATCCCTCCTTCTATCGCCCAATTTTGT
Proteins encoded in this region:
- the rpsJ gene encoding 30S ribosomal protein S10, with amino-acid sequence MAKQKIRIRLKAYDHRVLDQSAEKIVDTAKRSGAGVSGPIPLPTEKQIITILRAVHKYKDSREQFEMRTHKRLIDIVNPTPQTVDALMRLDLPSGVDIEIKL